Within Candidatus Cloacimonadota bacterium, the genomic segment TGTCGTGACAGTCGTGGAGTGATGCAAAAGCCCACCAACTAAGTTATGATGCCAGTTTTTCGCTGCTGGTGCTTTTGAATATTTCTCGAGAAATTCTTTATCATCAAAGAACAGATGGAGCAACTTTGAGAGGTATTCATTTTTTACAGAATCGATAAAACCAAACAGTCTATCTAATAATTTGTTTGTATCCTTCGTTGTTGTTGGAGAGAAATCTGCTATATCAAATTCGTTATCTTCAGCTTTTCTGATGTTTCTAATAGATAGTTGTAGATTACCTTCAAAAGTTGTGACAAGCGCTTTAAGTTTTACAATGTCTCCAACATTGAAACAATCCTGGAATTGAGGAACATTATCCCAAATAAAACCTGTAACTTGTCCCGTTTTATCAAGGCAAAGCACGCGTATAAAAAATTTACCATTTCTGCTTTTTCTTATCGATTTTTCGCTTACGGCAAAAAAATCAATGATCTCACTACCTTCCATGGAGTTGAGATCCTGAACAAAAATCTCTTTCATAATACTCCTTCTTAAATATTATTCACGAAATTGACGAAAGACACTAAATCGTAAAAAGCATATTTCTGTCAAAACAAATATGAATTGAGTTTTTGGATGAATGTTGTCTACCTTCCTCAATCCGTCCTATCCAGGAAGGATTTGTTATAGTTTTAAATCTCGATTTCCCTTCTCATATTTTAGGAGATGGATTTGCTTGTCGGGTCGTATCTCGATTTATCGGGTGTAGACTAAGGAGCAGGTTATTACACCACATACATCGGATTAGAGAAGAGCCATCCTTTCAGTCCAATGAAGACTTCTATTCGATACAATCCCTTTTCTTTAATTGGATATGATATCTTATTTCGATATTCTGTGTGTACTACTTTTCCGTTATGAATAATTTTTACATGGCAATCCTGCTGTAGATATATATAGAGATATAATTCTCTTTCAGATATTGAAATTTCTTCACCGGGCAATGCGAAATTCTCTGTGATCTTAGATTCAATTCCGCAATAGAACATATAAGGATCAGCATGTGTGTAATTCACAACATATGAATTCCCTGCCTTGAGCTTCGAGAGAATTGCTTGCTCGGGTTTTTTGTCAGAAATGGGTTCTCTTGTCTGGATATTCGTGCGGATTGTCTTGAATAATTTCTTATGAGGAAGGAAGGATATCGAAAACGGACCAAAAGAATACTTGTTCTGATGAGAATCAACACTCCCGATGGCTGGAATTCTTCGACCGTTATTGTTCAATTCATCCCATTTTCTGACTGTTTGTTTGTTGGGTCTGCTTATCGAAGTATCGGGAAATAGTATTTTAGGGATTACGTTCAAGGGAATGCGTAACTTATCAGTCCATTCGGAGATATAATTCCAGATTTCCATACCATCAAATTCCATGACTGACCAATCAGTCCAAACATAGGTTCTCAGTGTTCGCCGCGATTTTCTTTTCTCAAAAGGATGTGCTATAAAACCTATTCCACCTTGTTCTCTTGTTTTTGAAACATATTCCTCAACTGTCATTGTCAGGGGGTAAACTTCATCAATATCGAAGATTAGGTAGTGGTTATTTTTGTTTGCATCATTCATCTCATAACCGATAATTGGTATAACATTATGTGGAAGTAACAAAGATAGTTCTTTTTTCACATCTATATTTCTATGATCGGTAATTATGAGAAAATCAATATGTTCCTGCTGAGCTATTTCAACTATTTCTTGTAGTGTGCCGTGTCCATCAAAGGAGTGCTCAGTATGAATATGTATAACTCCTGTATACTCATATATCTCTTTTCCAAAGACTGATTTTTTTATCATGTAAATCCTTTTGGGTAACCCATTGTTTTGGGTTGAGATTGTCAATAATTATTGAGATAATAAAACTTTATTTTATAAATTCCTAAAAAAGTTGACTTTTTTTTGTACGACATTTTTTTTTATCATCAACTTTCGGAGTTTGCCATGAAAAAAAATATATTATTGGTTATCCTTACAACATTTTTATTTTTTACAGCATGTGAAAATGTAACAGAAACAATAACACAAGATGATCCTATAAACATAAATACAATTCAAGTACCTGAAGATTTTGCGTATGAGACCTGTATAGATGTCACTGTAGATCTACATGTTACATCTCCTATTGATGAACCTGTTAAAGGTATCAATTTTGAGATCTATGATGCTCATCCTGATGCTGGTGGTAGATTAGTTGCAAAAGGTATAACACTTGGTGGTGGAAAATATCAAACTCAAATTATTGTTCCTGAAGGTTGTACAGAAGTAGCTGTTGTCAGCCCAATAGATATTCGTATGATCCCAATTGTCAATGGCGAACTATACTTTGAATATGGTGATTATACAAAACTTGAAGCCCCATTTCTTGATCCAAAGGGTTACAATCCCACTACAAAATTAACTAATTATTGCCTAAGCTTTGACGGGGTTAATGACTATGTTGATCTTGGTGATGTTTCAGAATTAAACAATGTTTCGACATTCACTGTTGAAGGACGGGCATGTCAAGCCAGTAACACTGACAGCGAAATTATATTTTCGAAATATTCTGATGCGAATAATGACATCAGTATATACACAGGTGGTGGAACATTCTATATCGACCTGGGTAACGGGTCAGACTCCTATGCCACCTGGGCAGGGTATGATGCAGCAATTTCCAGCAACACTTGGTTTCATTGGGCAGTTGTTTTTGACGGAGCTGGTGGCACGAATGCAGACAGACTAAAATTGTACATTAATGGGAATTCAACACCCATTACATTAGCATTTACGGGAACTATTCCGGCAACTACTTCTTCCAATCTTTCGGGGAATAATGCATCATTATCAACAACAGCTAGTCCTTTTGGTGGTTACATGGATGAAGTCCGTGTATGGTCAACTGCACGTTCAGGAGCACAGGTTAATTCAACATATAATAAGCTCATTGATCCATCAACTTCAGGACTTGTAGCATACTGGAGAATGGATGAAGGAACTGGTGCAACTATGCTATATGATGAAACATCAAATGATTATGACGCACCGATAAATGGTTGCACTTGGGCACAGTTCATCAATGGCTGGGATAGTGACAGTGATGGAGTGACTGATATGAACGACGATTACCCCATGGACGACGAACGTGCATATGATAGTTATTTCCCTGCACAGGATACGTACTATACATTAGCTTTTGAAGATAAATGGCCCCGAAAGAATGATTATGATTTTAATGATATTGTCATACACTGGAATTTTACACAGGTTACGAATGCAAGTAATGAACTGGTTGATATACATGGTTCGTTCAAACTTGAAGCTATTGGAGCAGGCTATCACGATGGTTTTGGTGTGCAGTTTCCTTTTTTGAGGGGCAACTATTATGCGTTCAATAACCATGGAGATGACCACCAGTATTTCGATAACGGCACCACTAATGCAGTAGTTATTCTTTTCCAGGATGCCTTCAACCTTATGCAGGAAGCACCCGGAGATCCTTCAACATGGATCAATACGGTTGAGAGCGAATCATACATAACCCCTGCGGAATTCGAATTCACCTATACACTGGGAACACCAATTGCTGTAGCAAGTCTGACACGAACACCACCTTATAATCCCTTCATTTATGTTAATAATGACCGTCTTCTGGAAATTCATCTTCCTGATTATGAGCCCACATCAAAGATGGCAGCAACCACTCATTGGGGAACATACGATGATGACTCCAACCCTGGAACAGATCGGTATTTCAAAACTTCGAACAATTTACCTTGGGTTATCAA encodes:
- a CDS encoding HD domain-containing protein, translating into MKEIFVQDLNSMEGSEIIDFFAVSEKSIRKSRNGKFFIRVLCLDKTGQVTGFIWDNVPQFQDCFNVGDIVKLKALVTTFEGNLQLSIRNIRKAEDNEFDIADFSPTTTKDTNKLLDRLFGFIDSVKNEYLSKLLHLFFDDKEFLEKYSKAPAAKNWHHNLVGGLLHHSTTVTTICDAVSPLYEEIDRDLLITCAILHDIGKIKEYTLAPFIDFTDEGRLIGHVVMGNKMVVDKCEEINNFPGDLLMKVEHLLLSHHGEREYGAAVPPKTKEALILHYADNLDAQVAGASDLIDKASEENSTWTDYHHLTNREYFTE
- a CDS encoding CehA/McbA family metallohydrolase, producing MIKKSVFGKEIYEYTGVIHIHTEHSFDGHGTLQEIVEIAQQEHIDFLIITDHRNIDVKKELSLLLPHNVIPIIGYEMNDANKNNHYLIFDIDEVYPLTMTVEEYVSKTREQGGIGFIAHPFEKRKSRRTLRTYVWTDWSVMEFDGMEIWNYISEWTDKLRIPLNVIPKILFPDTSISRPNKQTVRKWDELNNNGRRIPAIGSVDSHQNKYSFGPFSISFLPHKKLFKTIRTNIQTREPISDKKPEQAILSKLKAGNSYVVNYTHADPYMFYCGIESKITENFALPGEEISISERELYLYIYLQQDCHVKIIHNGKVVHTEYRNKISYPIKEKGLYRIEVFIGLKGWLFSNPMYVV
- a CDS encoding LruC domain-containing protein, which translates into the protein MKKNILLVILTTFLFFTACENVTETITQDDPININTIQVPEDFAYETCIDVTVDLHVTSPIDEPVKGINFEIYDAHPDAGGRLVAKGITLGGGKYQTQIIVPEGCTEVAVVSPIDIRMIPIVNGELYFEYGDYTKLEAPFLDPKGYNPTTKLTNYCLSFDGVNDYVDLGDVSELNNVSTFTVEGRACQASNTDSEIIFSKYSDANNDISIYTGGGTFYIDLGNGSDSYATWAGYDAAISSNTWFHWAVVFDGAGGTNADRLKLYINGNSTPITLAFTGTIPATTSSNLSGNNASLSTTASPFGGYMDEVRVWSTARSGAQVNSTYNKLIDPSTSGLVAYWRMDEGTGATMLYDETSNDYDAPINGCTWAQFINGWDSDSDGVTDMNDDYPMDDERAYDSYFPAQDTYYTLAFEDKWPRKNDYDFNDIVIHWNFTQVTNASNELVDIHGSFKLEAIGAGYHDGFGVQFPFLRGNYYAFNNHGDDHQYFDNGTTNAVVILFQDAFNLMQEAPGDPSTWINTVESESYITPAEFEFTYTLGTPIAVASLTRTPPYNPFIYVNNDRLLEIHLPDYEPTSKMAATTHWGTYDDDSNPGTDRYFKTSNNLPWVINVADEWEYPIEKIQITWAYLFFADWAESGGALHNDWYDSSVPANIDANYIYSP